The Anaerolineales bacterium region GCGTGTATGACCGCGTCACCAGGCAGGTCGCCCTGTTTGAGCGCTCTGTGCGCAACGAGACCACCGCGGCGATGCGCACGATCAGCCTGGACGCGTTCCTGGCTCAACTGGCGCAGGAGCAAGATGGATCCCAACTGCTGTACACGCTCAAGGCTGATCTGGAGCTGCTCGACGGGCTGGGGATCGCCATGCAGCGCGACAAAGTGCTCTCGCAGCAGCAGACGCCGGTATTCTTTGGCAGCGCCCTTACCAATTTTGGCGTCGAGCAATTCCTGGCCAGTTTTGTGGAATTGGCGCCGCCGCCCCAGGAATACATTGACCGCCATGGCGAGAGGGTGACGCCAGCCTCGGATGATTTCTCTGCATTTATATTCAAAGTGCAGGCCAACCTGGACCCGCGCCACCGTGATAGCGTAGCCTTCATCCGCATCTGCTCAGGCCAGTTCAACCGGGGCATGTCTGTGGTGCACGCAGCCACCAGCAAGGACATTCGTCTGCCTGTAGTCTACAAAACCTTTGCACAGGAGCGCGCGGTGGTGAACGAAGCGGTGGCTGGCGACATTGTCGCCATTCCCAGCAATGGACGCTTTGCGATCGGTGACACGCTCTACTCCGGCAAGCCGATCGATTTCATGCCCTTGCCGTCCTTCGCGCCTGAGATCTTTGGCACGATCCGTATGCTGGATGTAACAAAGTCAAAGCAATTCGACAAAGGCCTCAAGCAACTGGCCGACGAAGGCGCCATCCAGATCTTCTTTAGAGTTCACGCCTCACGGCGCGAGCCGATCCTGGCCGCGGTAGGCATGCTGCAGTTTGATGTGGTCAAGGCCCGGCTGGAGTCGGAGTACAACGTGGCCGTCGTCATTGAGCCCACAGACTACGAGACTGCCCAGTGGGTTGTTGAACCAGCTGAGCCGGATTTCGAGCGTTATTCACTGAACAAGGTGACCTGGGCCCAGGACACGAACGGGAATTTTGTTGTGCTTTTCCGCAATAAGTTCATTCGAGAGCTGTTTCTGGAGCGTTACCCCGAGGTGAACCTAAGTCCAACCTCACCGCTCTAGCAAGCCTGACTGAGCAAACCATTACGGGAACCACGTGGCTTTTACCTGCCGCCCGCGCCTCTGATAGACTCCCCAACAGGAGACTTCCATGCCAAACAATTCCATCACTGCCATCCCCGGCATCCGGGTTGGCCATGCGCACGATGTGGATGCTGCCACCGGCTGTACCGTCATCCTGACCGAGAAGGGCGCGGTGGCCGGTGTTGACCAGCGCGGCGGCGCCCCAGGCACGCGTGAGACCGACGCGCTGCGCCCCGCGCACCTGGTGAACAAGGTCCACGCGGTCATACTGTCCGGCGGCTCGGCCTTCGGCCTGGACGCGGCCAGCGGCGCGATGCGCTACCTCGAAGAGCGCAAGGTAGGCCTCAACGTGGGCGTGGCGCGCGTGCCCATTGTGCCGGCGGCGATCCTGTTCGACCTTGGCATCGGCTCAGCCATCCGCCGCCCCGACGCCGAGATGGGCTACCAGGCTTGCCAGAACGCCAGCGCCGAAGAACCAGCCCAGGGCAACGCCGGGGCCGGCATGGGCGCCACGCTGGGCAAGCTGCTGGGCATGGGCCAGGCCGTCAAAGGCGGGATCGGCAACGCCCTGCTGGATGCCGGCGGCGGGGTCAAGGTGGGCGCGCTGATCGCGGTCAACACCTTTGGCGATGTGATCGGGCCGTATGGCGAGATCATGGCCGGCGTGCGCTCTGTGAAGAAAGGCCCGCTCAAACTGGGCAAGGGGCGGTTTGCCGACACGCTGCAAGTGATGCGCACCGCGGCCGGCCGCAGCGTAATGGGCCTGGCCACTGGCAGCAACACGGTCATCGGCGTGGTGGCCACCAACGCTCAGCTGGACAAAGAAGGCGCGACCAAAGTGGCCGCCATGGCCAGCAACGGCCTAGCGCGCTGTCTGCGCCCCGCCAACACCATGC contains the following coding sequences:
- a CDS encoding P1 family peptidase: MPNNSITAIPGIRVGHAHDVDAATGCTVILTEKGAVAGVDQRGGAPGTRETDALRPAHLVNKVHAVILSGGSAFGLDAASGAMRYLEERKVGLNVGVARVPIVPAAILFDLGIGSAIRRPDAEMGYQACQNASAEEPAQGNAGAGMGATLGKLLGMGQAVKGGIGNALLDAGGGVKVGALIAVNTFGDVIGPYGEIMAGVRSVKKGPLKLGKGRFADTLQVMRTAAGRSVMGLATGSNTVIGVVATNAQLDKEGATKVAAMASNGLARCLRPANTMLDGDTLFALSTGRKKANVSIVGAFAAEAVVQAVYNALQAARGLAGVPSLHDLR
- a CDS encoding peptide chain release factor 3 produces the protein MENTSTAPAQDLADKISHRRTFAIISHPDAGKTTLTEKMLLYSGAIALAGNVRARKTQRATVSDWMDIEKTRGISIASSVLQFVFKDYVINLLDTPGHDDFSEDTYRTLTAVDSAVMIIDAAKGIEEQTKKLFEVCRQRGIPIFTFINKLDRPSKPPLALLDEIEEVLGMQPVPLAWPIGDGVSFKGVYDRVTRQVALFERSVRNETTAAMRTISLDAFLAQLAQEQDGSQLLYTLKADLELLDGLGIAMQRDKVLSQQQTPVFFGSALTNFGVEQFLASFVELAPPPQEYIDRHGERVTPASDDFSAFIFKVQANLDPRHRDSVAFIRICSGQFNRGMSVVHAATSKDIRLPVVYKTFAQERAVVNEAVAGDIVAIPSNGRFAIGDTLYSGKPIDFMPLPSFAPEIFGTIRMLDVTKSKQFDKGLKQLADEGAIQIFFRVHASRREPILAAVGMLQFDVVKARLESEYNVAVVIEPTDYETAQWVVEPAEPDFERYSLNKVTWAQDTNGNFVVLFRNKFIRELFLERYPEVNLSPTSPL